In Gimesia benthica, a single window of DNA contains:
- a CDS encoding DEAD/DEAH box helicase has protein sequence MFDQHAKALFTDFPEFEGLFADESVRTLSQAYLAVLEYRINSSISDLEGLANVQSFLRRLANTLIFHVVLDEGREENARQAAAFVAAEAIALMADYLEIASTIDKEISESHIRSSERYARLESSLLYLLAGYDACAAGVLRVFRMMDSEDASLVDHAAEYFFKRIEQLCRMSMYPPFSDEFDYELSSSNALETIGLEEDTLCRLYLQLGQIVTEFSSWLIGTRGQLGNVVASLEEFIGVLSGESIDNTISLYGNDYSRLYYVGVLIRLVFPALGTRALVHVVPLPLDESGKYQNYLLNRALGNEDSISRPVLWPSAFEYVKQSLIGDAQNAVVAMPTGSGKSFVGELAVSQVVHSGWVLYLAPTNALTEQIRGDLGKGLKELGTEIFAFIGDQEYSVFTADRVNKMPVNSVAVMTPEKCALALRLSPEAFNDCRLVVFDECHLLGDTGSTRGPLAELVLTQLMIRSDDVKFLLMSAIIQNPEELAEWLSEASGLKSQAVTIRWRPTRTLRGVLGVDNHSVQEQSKEAIEWLKGRADRIKKRAFSSKCALAVNLQGPWQSEESIDYSVCQLECEAPLKVKRIKRLDDWKYFWEGDSWVNQCAISIARKFTESDIQTLVFTPANKHYPFNNGKKVQFSNSFLSELPSRHSIVEVCRVLAEYELGTESQVFWLLDKGVSVHTSLMLETEKIAAESMFRSRSAPLMFATGTLAQGLNLPAIAVVIAGSRIGDTRGEEVDEVNRRKFSQLLNAAGRAGRAGFANQGVVVAVPDKPVAFNNFESLIKARAQVDYLQQHDGSVRVESGLAPFLDAVCANALRTDHASELELQVMSLLTGGDENQIEPDVVLKKTYAAYLRQKNGEPDVNEENIAHLESVANEYVESTGAPEWLPIAAQRAGLDFFLMHALYQAWNRIRPELPMDFSTWDVQIWKEELLKIISNVPPGFLHNYLKPEKIKHISEEFNQCVSHSDINNLDVRDLDWTPSETWEAAWMSAELPLGAWMEGKSIAEIACIITGDTVDEISIDRTGGKPIPKALSVCQDVWSSLALIAGGLLSIAEQILDGEVPICLASLPLCVKYGCNSPGELAWFRFGIRLRRASHLLSSIYPPPDFTSDDELKQWVRSTRAEWLKTEDDKDEVVGAIRNFITQS, from the coding sequence GTCTTGCGAATACACTGATTTTTCATGTGGTCTTAGATGAAGGACGAGAAGAGAATGCTCGGCAAGCAGCTGCATTTGTTGCGGCTGAGGCAATCGCCCTGATGGCTGACTATCTGGAAATTGCAAGTACAATAGACAAAGAAATATCTGAGAGCCATATCAGATCCTCAGAACGCTATGCCAGACTCGAATCTTCTCTCCTTTATCTCTTAGCAGGGTATGATGCCTGCGCAGCTGGGGTACTTCGTGTCTTCAGAATGATGGATTCAGAAGATGCATCTCTGGTCGATCATGCAGCAGAATATTTTTTTAAGCGAATAGAACAACTATGTCGCATGAGTATGTACCCACCTTTCTCTGATGAATTTGATTATGAATTGTCCAGCTCAAATGCCTTGGAAACAATTGGGCTTGAGGAAGACACACTGTGTCGACTCTATTTGCAATTAGGACAAATAGTGACAGAGTTCAGCTCTTGGTTAATCGGTACCAGGGGACAGTTGGGTAATGTTGTAGCAAGCTTAGAAGAGTTTATTGGTGTTCTGTCAGGAGAAAGTATCGACAATACAATATCTTTATACGGGAATGATTACAGTCGTCTGTATTATGTCGGTGTATTAATTCGCTTAGTCTTTCCTGCGCTAGGGACGAGAGCTTTGGTTCATGTAGTACCTCTTCCATTAGATGAATCCGGAAAATACCAGAATTACCTTCTAAATCGCGCTTTGGGAAATGAAGACTCGATCAGCCGACCAGTCTTGTGGCCATCGGCTTTTGAATATGTAAAACAATCTCTAATCGGTGATGCTCAAAACGCAGTTGTCGCGATGCCTACAGGCAGTGGAAAGTCATTCGTAGGTGAACTTGCTGTGTCACAAGTAGTTCATAGTGGGTGGGTATTGTACTTAGCACCAACTAATGCCCTGACGGAACAGATTCGTGGTGACCTTGGTAAGGGGCTTAAAGAGCTGGGGACAGAGATATTTGCATTTATTGGTGACCAGGAGTATTCGGTTTTTACAGCTGACAGGGTTAATAAGATGCCCGTTAATTCAGTTGCTGTAATGACACCAGAAAAGTGCGCTCTTGCTTTACGTTTATCGCCTGAAGCATTTAACGACTGCCGTCTGGTAGTATTTGATGAATGTCATCTATTAGGAGATACGGGTTCGACACGAGGCCCTTTGGCGGAGTTGGTTTTGACGCAATTGATGATTCGGTCTGATGACGTTAAATTTCTGTTGATGTCGGCCATCATCCAAAATCCGGAAGAGCTTGCCGAATGGCTTAGTGAGGCATCTGGTTTGAAAAGTCAGGCTGTAACTATTCGTTGGAGGCCGACGAGAACACTTCGTGGTGTCTTAGGCGTCGATAATCATTCTGTTCAAGAACAGTCAAAGGAAGCGATTGAGTGGCTTAAGGGACGTGCTGATCGAATCAAGAAAAGAGCGTTTTCCTCAAAATGCGCGTTGGCAGTCAACCTCCAGGGGCCTTGGCAATCTGAGGAATCAATAGACTACTCTGTTTGTCAATTAGAATGCGAAGCACCTTTAAAAGTAAAGCGTATAAAACGCTTGGATGATTGGAAATACTTTTGGGAGGGTGACAGCTGGGTGAATCAGTGTGCTATTAGTATTGCAAGGAAATTTACTGAATCTGATATTCAGACATTGGTATTCACTCCAGCCAATAAGCACTATCCATTCAATAATGGAAAAAAGGTTCAATTTTCTAATTCATTTCTAAGTGAGCTACCATCACGACATTCGATTGTAGAAGTCTGTCGTGTTTTGGCTGAGTATGAATTAGGGACCGAATCTCAAGTATTTTGGCTACTCGATAAAGGGGTTTCTGTACATACTTCTCTGATGCTGGAAACAGAGAAAATTGCTGCAGAATCAATGTTTCGATCTCGAAGTGCTCCGCTGATGTTTGCTACAGGAACACTGGCACAAGGCCTCAATTTACCCGCGATTGCAGTCGTGATTGCGGGATCGCGAATCGGAGATACTCGAGGAGAAGAGGTTGACGAGGTTAATCGTAGGAAATTTTCACAATTATTAAATGCAGCAGGAAGGGCAGGACGCGCTGGTTTTGCAAATCAGGGGGTCGTAGTTGCAGTTCCAGACAAACCAGTAGCCTTTAATAACTTTGAGTCACTTATAAAAGCAAGAGCCCAGGTTGATTACCTACAGCAGCACGATGGTTCGGTACGTGTTGAAAGTGGTTTGGCTCCTTTTTTGGATGCTGTTTGTGCTAATGCATTAAGGACAGATCATGCAAGTGAACTAGAATTGCAGGTTATGTCTTTACTTACTGGGGGAGATGAAAATCAGATTGAGCCAGATGTTGTCTTGAAGAAAACTTATGCAGCTTACCTGCGGCAGAAAAATGGTGAACCTGATGTAAACGAAGAAAACATCGCCCACCTCGAATCAGTCGCCAATGAGTATGTTGAATCTACTGGCGCTCCAGAGTGGTTACCGATAGCAGCTCAAAGAGCTGGGCTTGATTTTTTTCTTATGCACGCTTTATATCAGGCTTGGAATCGTATCCGCCCTGAACTACCTATGGATTTCTCTACATGGGATGTTCAAATATGGAAAGAGGAATTACTTAAGATTATCTCAAATGTGCCACCAGGATTTCTTCATAATTATCTTAAGCCAGAAAAAATTAAGCATATTTCAGAAGAGTTTAATCAGTGTGTAAGTCACTCTGATATAAACAATCTTGATGTTCGTGATCTTGATTGGACTCCATCGGAAACATGGGAAGCTGCCTGGATGTCGGCAGAATTGCCTTTGGGAGCTTGGATGGAAGGGAAGAGTATAGCAGAGATTGCATGTATTATTACAGGTGATACTGTTGATGAAATATCAATTGATCGGACGGGAGGGAAACCGATTCCTAAAGCACTTTCGGTTTGTCAGGATGTCTGGTCTTCGCTCGCATTAATAGCTGGAGGTTTACTCTCAATCGCAGAACAGATTCTCGATGGAGAAGTTCCAATATGTTTGGCAAGTCTTCCGCTGTGCGTGAAATATGGTTGCAATTCACCAGGTGAGCTGGCATGGTTTAGGTTTGGGATACGCTTAAGGCGGGCATCCCATCTATTATCAAGTATCTATCCTCCACCTGATTTCACAAGCGACGATGAACTTAAGCAATGGGTGCGTAGTACTAGAGCAGAGTGGCTAAAAACAGAAGATGACAAGGATGAAGTGGTTGGTGCTATCCGCAACTTTATTACCCAGTCATAA
- a CDS encoding PrsW family glutamic-type intramembrane protease: MPDRIVKPKWWISNGERPDGPYDVDIVRERIRTRELFPDNLACPVGGEEWRPLRDWKEVFADAISVAVSRLPPPPPINTTDDRFQVRSAPEELTLQPGRERRPISENTEGQPITSSEPYPNIAYGADVAFEPYLQNLQDLKKYVKSGWILYLLIMVPFFLPDFGSTPGSPWFLAIIATIIGGILFSVLIQPQENDYGIGISVFVFTFIIAIPLLFFFQEMASKYAGTPFTEVMQSGGGRFKLFMCLTWLIGNGYNQISPEDMGASLPFFYHLVAMFSSVALCEEVLKLIPVLYVAKHTVGDWKQRCLFVGAMSGLGFGVVEGVLYHSQVYQPQAMSLSIYLIRFFSVATLHGCWTIISAACFYHLIENPDDNTHKPPEDIFECTFLILVSVISSMILHSLYNVLVTWSLFLGLLVAWLTVFITVRVFDARSELQNLPCTDSTGTK, encoded by the coding sequence ATGCCAGATCGAATAGTCAAACCAAAATGGTGGATCTCGAACGGTGAGAGGCCAGACGGTCCGTATGACGTTGATATCGTACGCGAACGAATCAGGACACGCGAGCTCTTTCCGGATAACCTTGCCTGTCCGGTTGGCGGAGAGGAGTGGAGACCACTTAGAGATTGGAAGGAAGTGTTCGCAGACGCTATTTCTGTTGCCGTATCACGACTTCCACCACCTCCCCCGATCAACACCACCGATGATCGTTTTCAGGTGAGATCTGCACCAGAAGAGTTAACTCTTCAACCAGGTAGAGAAAGGAGACCAATCTCAGAAAATACAGAGGGGCAACCTATCACCTCATCTGAACCTTATCCCAATATTGCCTACGGCGCTGATGTCGCATTTGAACCCTATCTCCAGAATCTCCAGGACCTAAAAAAATACGTGAAATCGGGCTGGATCTTATACCTACTGATAATGGTTCCGTTTTTTCTGCCAGACTTTGGTTCGACTCCCGGTAGTCCCTGGTTCCTTGCTATCATTGCGACAATCATCGGTGGCATTCTCTTCTCTGTTTTGATTCAACCCCAAGAAAATGATTATGGGATCGGTATCAGTGTATTCGTCTTTACATTCATCATTGCAATACCGTTGCTTTTTTTCTTCCAAGAAATGGCTTCCAAGTATGCAGGAACTCCTTTTACGGAGGTCATGCAGTCCGGCGGGGGGCGTTTCAAACTTTTTATGTGTCTGACCTGGTTAATCGGAAATGGCTATAACCAAATCTCTCCTGAAGATATGGGAGCGAGCCTACCTTTCTTTTACCATTTAGTTGCAATGTTCTCAAGTGTCGCTTTATGCGAAGAAGTGTTGAAACTCATTCCAGTATTATACGTGGCGAAACATACCGTGGGGGACTGGAAGCAGAGATGCTTGTTTGTAGGAGCCATGTCAGGGCTCGGATTCGGTGTTGTGGAGGGAGTGCTGTACCATTCCCAGGTATATCAGCCCCAGGCAATGTCGCTCTCGATCTATTTGATTCGTTTCTTCTCAGTAGCGACGCTTCATGGCTGCTGGACGATTATTTCTGCTGCCTGTTTTTATCATCTAATAGAAAATCCAGATGATAATACTCATAAACCACCAGAAGATATCTTTGAATGTACGTTTTTGATTCTAGTTTCGGTGATCTCTTCGATGATCTTGCACAGTCTCTATAATGTGCTCGTTACTTGGTCATTGTTCCTGGGATTATTAGTGGCCTGGTTGACAGTTTTTATCACGGTACGAGTATTTGACGCTCGATCAGAGCTTCAGAACCTGCCTTGTACGGATTCAACTGGAACGAAGTAG
- a CDS encoding tyrosine-type recombinase/integrase has translation MKQSSKQNRKTSFRIGKVRGDLRGKIWYLTYHENGKRLRPKIGPDKEQARQMAARITSQLESHTHSVFNFEPVQIDDLQTRWLNHHEQVLRSSLQTIRRYRAATTHLINFIAQKGVASKTSLFQVGHAEEFVHYLRTIKVAPNGHENSQKRPLLDKGIKYILQCCRSMFGYAIKRRHLSPYAENPFSCLDLDRIPIENAKAVSIFSPDQEKAFLEACDDWQFPIFLTLMLTGLRPGELTHLLLPDDLDLKTGMLFVRNKPHLGWQVKTRNEREIPLIDELRDVLKITVGDRLTGPVFLQRRYLSASATPELNGQTEKQLEELLQQRVVQEEADSGKAINRSQWMKLSRTIWRDSGALKTDRIRTEFIKLTKQINLPQLTAPKSLRHLFATCLQDGNVDPLIRSELMGHSTSATNGASHGLGMTATYTHSRPETKRKQLINALIPRAGKKVAEDWLKGLNRKRF, from the coding sequence ATGAAGCAATCATCAAAACAAAATCGGAAGACTTCGTTCCGAATCGGCAAAGTCCGCGGCGATCTGCGCGGGAAAATCTGGTACCTCACCTACCACGAAAATGGCAAGCGTTTGCGACCCAAAATTGGTCCGGACAAAGAACAGGCCCGGCAGATGGCCGCGCGTATTACTTCCCAGTTAGAGTCTCACACTCATTCTGTATTCAATTTTGAACCCGTTCAAATCGATGATTTGCAAACCAGATGGCTCAACCATCATGAACAAGTATTGCGGTCCTCATTACAGACCATCCGCCGCTACCGTGCTGCGACAACTCATCTGATTAACTTCATTGCGCAAAAAGGAGTTGCTTCGAAAACATCACTATTCCAGGTCGGACATGCAGAAGAGTTCGTGCATTATCTGCGTACGATCAAAGTCGCTCCCAATGGTCATGAGAATTCGCAGAAACGCCCCCTGCTCGACAAAGGCATCAAATACATCCTGCAATGTTGCCGAAGCATGTTTGGCTACGCGATAAAACGACGGCACCTTTCTCCCTATGCCGAAAATCCGTTCTCCTGTCTCGACCTGGACCGCATCCCGATCGAAAATGCCAAAGCTGTTTCTATCTTCAGTCCCGATCAGGAAAAGGCATTTCTGGAAGCCTGCGATGACTGGCAGTTTCCTATCTTTCTCACGCTCATGCTGACGGGGCTCCGGCCAGGAGAACTCACGCACTTGCTGTTACCAGACGATCTCGATCTGAAAACAGGAATGCTCTTCGTCAGAAACAAACCTCATTTAGGCTGGCAGGTCAAGACACGTAATGAACGTGAAATCCCATTGATTGATGAACTGAGAGACGTTCTGAAAATCACAGTTGGTGATCGACTCACGGGGCCAGTCTTTTTGCAACGACGTTATTTATCAGCCTCAGCAACACCTGAGCTAAATGGCCAAACTGAAAAGCAACTTGAAGAATTACTCCAGCAACGGGTAGTTCAGGAAGAGGCTGACTCCGGCAAGGCCATCAATAGAAGTCAATGGATGAAACTCTCACGAACGATCTGGCGCGATAGTGGTGCGTTGAAAACCGATCGAATACGAACGGAATTTATCAAGCTGACCAAGCAAATTAATCTACCACAGCTTACCGCTCCCAAATCGCTCCGACACCTCTTTGCCACATGCCTGCAGGATGGTAACGTGGATCCGTTAATCCGCAGTGAATTGATGGGGCATTCTACTTCCGCGACGAATGGAGCGAGCCATGGTTTGGGGATGACTGCTACATATACACATTCACGTCCTGAAACCAAAAGAAAGCAGCTTATAAATGCATTAATTCCCCGTGCTGGGAAAAAGGTAGCTGAAGACTGGCTCAAAGGACTAAATAGAAAGCGTTTTTGA
- a CDS encoding tyrosine-type recombinase/integrase, which translates to MSTDVQINSNQPDREKERQDAAPDDSLKTVRKSPFKSREMVRSELMGDHTHETSVGVNVHIYERDGKYLARGRFERRPFGETLGTDLQEAKSKLRELLHRLDSGTFVPPSDARKQILKTRRIPNLTLRQLCDRFLSEKRKTRGKKTTRSYMNRLAPALDYAELAQSLKKWPAANLLNRDFALGLVEFLFNRKVTRNGSTNAPTKPMSARQIQNCLDTLRMVLKWACRADVRNLPPDFVNPVSTDLVEHSFNKDPLRQCVFPLERRIELLNAMDDWQFKSLSILFVLPLRVEDVAGLLVSDVDFEKQQVYFGSRFGGSDFNKGKVDVQFPFPEDLIPLFRMSVGERVEGPLFLNRKIYQGKSSIRYAFDSKSDLEQQYQHELAKAPKGTILNSQDRKAAFRKFLSKAGGVTSAYVGKQLRQVIGKGQPGKPHDFRGSITQEMKEAGVPFLELRYLTAHAVNDIINVYSGLNPKQEIAKYYDKIRPLLEAIKTRTEQLVTSEISACQSRSNPVQDTLPEGGQNV; encoded by the coding sequence ATGTCCACAGATGTGCAGATAAATTCTAATCAGCCTGATCGGGAAAAAGAACGTCAGGATGCTGCTCCTGATGATTCTTTAAAGACCGTCCGAAAGTCACCCTTTAAATCTCGCGAGATGGTTCGTTCAGAACTGATGGGAGATCATACCCATGAAACGAGTGTTGGTGTCAACGTCCACATCTACGAAAGAGATGGGAAATATCTGGCGCGTGGCCGTTTTGAAAGAAGACCGTTTGGAGAAACACTAGGAACAGATCTACAGGAAGCCAAATCTAAGCTGAGAGAATTACTGCATAGGCTTGACTCTGGCACATTTGTTCCCCCGAGTGACGCCCGAAAGCAGATATTAAAAACCAGAAGAATTCCGAACCTGACTCTGCGCCAACTTTGTGATAGATTCTTGAGCGAAAAACGCAAAACCCGGGGGAAAAAAACTACCAGAAGCTATATGAATCGGCTTGCACCTGCCCTGGATTATGCGGAATTAGCTCAATCACTTAAAAAATGGCCCGCTGCAAATTTACTCAACAGAGACTTTGCTCTCGGCTTAGTCGAATTTCTATTCAACCGAAAGGTGACTAGGAACGGTAGCACAAATGCTCCCACAAAACCGATGTCCGCACGTCAGATACAAAATTGTCTGGACACGTTAAGGATGGTTTTAAAATGGGCCTGTAGAGCAGACGTACGCAATCTTCCACCTGATTTTGTCAATCCTGTTTCGACCGACCTTGTTGAACATTCATTTAATAAAGATCCTCTCCGGCAATGTGTATTTCCACTTGAGCGAAGGATCGAGCTCCTAAATGCCATGGATGACTGGCAATTCAAATCACTGAGCATACTTTTCGTATTGCCCCTCCGTGTAGAAGATGTCGCAGGCCTCCTCGTCAGTGATGTGGACTTCGAAAAGCAGCAGGTATACTTCGGAAGTCGCTTTGGAGGATCAGACTTTAATAAAGGAAAAGTTGATGTTCAATTTCCGTTTCCTGAAGATCTGATACCTTTGTTTCGTATGTCGGTGGGAGAGCGGGTTGAAGGTCCACTTTTCCTGAATCGGAAGATTTACCAAGGGAAATCCTCAATAAGATATGCATTCGACTCGAAGTCAGATTTAGAACAACAGTATCAACATGAATTAGCTAAGGCTCCGAAAGGTACTATTCTTAACAGCCAGGATCGGAAAGCTGCGTTCCGTAAGTTCTTGAGCAAAGCTGGTGGCGTTACCAGTGCCTATGTAGGAAAACAACTGCGTCAGGTAATTGGAAAAGGTCAACCTGGTAAACCACATGACTTCCGCGGTTCCATAACACAGGAGATGAAAGAAGCTGGTGTACCATTTTTAGAATTACGGTACCTAACTGCGCACGCTGTGAATGACATTATTAACGTGTATTCCGGCCTGAATCCCAAACAAGAAATCGCTAAATATTACGACAAGATTCGTCCCCTGCTGGAGGCGATTAAGACTCGCACGGAACAACTTGTAACGTCGGAAATAAGTGCTTGCCAAAGTCGATCGAATCCAGTACAAGATACATTACCTGAAGGTGGTCAGAATGTTTAA
- a CDS encoding GYF domain-containing protein, translating into MGVSDMEFPRVDSKWWLANGDQHEGPFSVNEILARVAQSNLRHDQLACPVGGSKWKPLTEWDVFAETIDRSEHIPLPPPLPSQKPGNVPWNPTHLWYLGLLFSPLWLGILTALNSKRLEQKISVWAPVGLGCGWLVADILFDQFVLSSLIVSILLLGGFAFAFWYLLLEKQQEQFDSITETNKSPGSWLVPCLAGSPLALLQLVGLAVAFLPTSPRDVCSEFLAADSPHEAKQYTTLNMTPILRQFELLETLTKQLPESQEDENEIEYFQLTDEAEAAPDVGGYLVGYRSTMPDENGGAFTLNGYFHLLEVKGEWKIDSWIITHFNNQPLDNGPTSMLTFFKGITDEMQRQIDQKSSTAKGKSPLKRDYSIYNYGITPTNNSLSSAPVKQENSQPNPAPEDSKKKTETKRNNLPTLIVSLLQSIFGESGGRIVFILIIIGVLTYNWRNSHS; encoded by the coding sequence ATGGGAGTGAGTGATATGGAGTTCCCACGGGTAGATTCCAAATGGTGGCTGGCGAATGGCGATCAGCATGAGGGTCCGTTCTCTGTTAATGAAATTCTTGCTCGGGTGGCTCAGTCCAACCTACGTCACGATCAACTGGCATGTCCCGTTGGAGGCAGTAAGTGGAAACCTCTCACAGAATGGGACGTATTTGCTGAAACTATAGATCGTTCTGAACACATCCCGCTTCCCCCTCCGTTACCGTCACAAAAACCGGGAAATGTTCCCTGGAACCCGACTCATCTCTGGTACCTGGGATTGCTTTTCAGCCCTCTGTGGCTGGGGATTCTAACCGCTCTTAACAGCAAAAGACTGGAACAGAAAATATCAGTCTGGGCACCTGTCGGATTGGGATGCGGCTGGCTCGTTGCGGACATCTTATTTGATCAGTTCGTTTTAAGCTCCTTGATTGTCTCAATCTTGCTGCTGGGGGGATTTGCGTTCGCGTTTTGGTATTTGCTCCTTGAAAAACAGCAGGAACAGTTTGATTCGATTACGGAGACCAACAAGAGCCCTGGTAGCTGGTTAGTCCCTTGTCTAGCCGGATCTCCGTTGGCCCTGCTTCAGCTGGTTGGACTTGCCGTTGCATTTCTTCCAACTAGTCCACGGGATGTCTGTAGTGAGTTTCTAGCCGCTGATTCTCCCCATGAAGCAAAACAATATACCACACTTAACATGACTCCGATTCTTCGGCAGTTTGAACTTCTCGAAACTCTTACCAAGCAGCTTCCAGAATCACAGGAAGACGAAAATGAGATTGAATACTTTCAACTGACTGACGAAGCTGAAGCTGCTCCCGATGTCGGGGGGTATTTAGTTGGTTACCGATCTACTATGCCGGATGAAAATGGTGGTGCTTTCACCCTGAATGGATATTTTCATTTATTAGAAGTTAAGGGGGAATGGAAAATTGACAGCTGGATCATTACACACTTCAACAATCAACCCCTGGATAACGGCCCCACATCGATGTTGACCTTTTTCAAGGGGATCACAGACGAAATGCAGCGGCAGATTGATCAGAAATCTTCAACCGCAAAAGGTAAAAGCCCGCTGAAACGAGATTACTCTATTTATAACTATGGGATCACACCGACAAACAACTCTCTCTCGTCTGCTCCCGTGAAGCAAGAAAACTCACAGCCCAATCCAGCTCCTGAAGACTCAAAGAAAAAGACTGAAACCAAGAGAAATAATCTTCCTACTCTGATTGTTTCGTTACTACAAAGTATTTTCGGTGAATCGGGAGGCCGAATTGTGTTCATTCTGATCATCATCGGAGTGCTCACTTATAACTGGAGAAACAGCCATTCCTGA